The following DNA comes from Pleuronectes platessa chromosome 9, fPlePla1.1, whole genome shotgun sequence.
ACACATCTTTCTGACCAAGTTATTTTGTGCAAAGTAGAGGAACCTAACTTTCTCAAGCCAGCTGTTTCCGTCTTAAAGGACGGGATGAGGGTTGTCATCACTCAATGTGTCATTGTGtactcacagcagcagccagtgcCTGCTTCAGGTCTTCAATGATGTCGGCCTCATCCTCCAGGCCCACAGAGAGTCTGATCAGTGTGTCGCTGATCCCCAGCAAacacctctctttctctggcaCTGATGCGTGGGTCATGATCGCCCTGAATTATGATAAAGAGGATAGAGACACAAAGATATGAGGCTgatacaaaagaaaaacatcctgATGCTTCAACCGAGATTAGAGCTGAGCCttcataatgaaaataaagtgtCTAATTTAAGCCCCTCTACGTGATTCAGATAGTGATTTATTCTTGATCTCTGCTGCCCCCATGTGGTGCGGTTTGTTACAATCAGCCTTTGTGTGCAGAGAATATATAGCAAAATActcaaataatttattttgtgataCTTACGGATGTTCAGCTAAACTCTCGTAACCACCGAGACTCTCAGCTATCGCAAATAtctgaaacaagaaaaaaaagagaacatgAAGTAATAATGCACACAATGAGAAAAACAGTCAACGCCACAAATTGAAGAAGATTAATCAAAGTGTAATTTTCTTTCAAACACAATCAGGTTTTTGAGtgacaaaatgaaacatttaataatgCTGAGGCCTGATCCAATTAGATGAAGACGTCCAAAACCAACAAGAAAATAAAGTCAATTATCTGTTTATAGAGGGGACAGTCTGGTGACAGACAAATATATAGATTTCTGGAAAGAATGAGAATAACTTATTATTACACCAATGAGATAtacgttttcacccctgtccttttgtttgtttttttcaaatattacgcaaaaactactcgaTGGAACTACCAGGAAACTTGTGGGAACAATTtggtgtcagggaagaactgTGTCAGATCTGGATCAGAGGGTGAATCATTTTTTCAGCATTAACTTGATTTCTCAGTGAATAAAACATAGATCTTAATGAAAATAGTTTAGTTTTATTCCAGGCACTGAACAATCAGCGTCTtttctttaataaaatatttaaattagttttttcttcAGCTGTTTTACCTAAGAGTAAAATGTCTATAACCGCCTTCAGTGGTTTTCTAGTTATGACACTGACGTGTTCTTCCCTTCAGCTTTCCCGTCAGACCAGAAATCTAATCCAGCCATTTAGCTTAATCCACCTTCACTCGCACGACAACACCCACTTTATAaaacacaaagggaaacagcctggataaaaacaatatttcctgCCAAATTACCTTGAGGTTACTGAGGAAGGTGCTGGCATGCTCGAGGTTCCCCTTGATGTAGAATGTGATCATGCCTGGACACCCGGTGCATTGTTTCTTCATCACCTCGTGCTGCGGGTGAGAGGGCAGGCCTGTGTTGATCGACAGAGggaagacacaaaaaaaacagtaagACAAGAAGACAAATCCTTTAGTTACACCCTAAGGAGAGACAAGCAGAGCCTGCACCTTAAACCAACATTACATCGTTCTTTTTAAATAAGTATGTCTGGTTTTGTTGGTTTGACTGAGCCATGGTTTGTTTTCACTTGAGGCTTTGAACAGAAGGACCCACTTGTTGAAGAAAGTTTCTGAACAGATCCTGAGTGGGCGAAACGCAACACAAGCATGGCTCTCCTTTTAGGCTGGGGCTCTTTTGCATCAAATAATAAGATGCTTTATTTTCttagaaatataaaacatgaagaTTTGTAGTTAATCTTTCACAAGTGTCTTGAGCAACATGAACTAAAACGACCCACATTGGCAAAAAGCACAGCATCAACTGTGTCCTTGTTTTACTGTGATTGATGTAAAGTTTCTCAACACCCACACTTTGACACTGGAGTAAGAAGGCAGGCAACACTGTAATGGTGATATATGAGCGGTGAATAAGAAGTTCGTCAGACAGGGGAGTCATCGCTGGTGTTTGTCTCAGACTGACATCACGATAACACTAACTACTGAACTGATTCCCAAGAAGTTTGGtggaatatttataatattagaACGATGCCATCTTGTGGCAAAGTCATAACTTGCAGaatctgtgcagtagtgatcaggAGATGGACCCGCCGTAGCAAGGTCCCGCTGATATAAATCTCggcagtcagtctcagctgtcaatcatgacgtatCACTTCGTTTTATTAGCATCAGATAACTAACTTAAACCAAAACTTACCAGGATAAGGTTACTTTGATCTGTGTGGTTAAAAAGTACAATCCTTGAGATATTTTTGGGGACTTAGTGAGTTCAATTTGGTCCATTTCCGATCTGCTAACATAGAGGATGCAAGGTTTGTAACTTATGCAGCCAACCACTAGGGGGcatcaagacgctttggcttctctTTTATTATCTTATCTCTTATATCATTTGGCTTGTTATaagggttttatttttaaagtggcATGTGATTACCTGGAAAGATGACACGCTCCACCCTGGGATCAGCCTCGAGAAATTTGGCAGCGCCCATGGCATTCTTGAAGTGCCGCTCCATCCGAAGGTGTAGCGTCTTGAGTCCGCGGTTGACCAGGAAGCAGTCAAATGGAGATGGTACACCACCCAGTGCTGAAGAACAACACATGAAGAAAacataaaagttaaaaaacaaaacccagaTCAGACAAACAACGACACACCTAAACAAGCATCCACATCCTGGTGCAAAGCTTTTGAACTCATTTAGAAGTTAGGCCTCTGGGGCATTTGAATGTAGGTTAAGTTGGAATAACCAGTTCAGCACAGTGGGTAGGTCTCATTTTTTGTGGCTGAGATCCAGTAATTACTCACAAGACATGACATGACTagctttttgtgttttgcagacACCATGAGTAGTTGTATTCATTTAGTTACTACACACCGTTTTGCAGGAACCTCAGTCGCTCATTCAAATCCTCCCGGTTCGTTGAAACCAGACCCATCACCACATCACTGTGACCTGAGAAATCAGGACAGGAATAAAACAAGAGAGAAGTCAGAGACGAGACAAAAcatgtttcatttgtgtgtgtgtgtgtgtgtttgtctttgtatagGGGTCAAAATGGGAAAATGTACACAACCTACCGTTCATGTATTTGGTGGCTGAATACATACAAATATCAGCTCCCAAAGCCAAAGGACGCTGTGAGTGAACAGGACAAACATCCGAGTTAATCATTAAGCCATTTGTTTCGACATGAGCTGGAATGTGATTGCAGGAAATGATTGAAGGGCTATTTGAAAATCGAAAAGGGCACGAAGAGCACATCTGTCCCCCTCACCTGGAAGTAGGCGGACATGAAGGTGTTGTCCACAACCACCACAATGTCTTTGTTGTGCTCGTGGATCAAGTCGGAGCAGGCCCTGATGTCGACAACCTTCATGGTGGGGTTGGTGGGCGTCTCGATCCACACCAGCTACAggccagagaggagagggagtcatttctctgcagctgcatgAGCAGGAGGGTCACTGCAGCTCCATCAGAGCATTtgacataaatacatataatgattatcacacaaacacaagggaGGAGACACAAACCCTGTTTTACCACATAACAGTAAAGCTGGATCTGAATATTTGTTATcgtttatttaaatgtacaatatgtaacttGGCCTCTAGGGGGCtctgaatcaaaacaataataaaagacCTAGTTGGATGATGTTGTCAAGCAgggtgggatcatgggagttgttgttgtcaccaACACTGCTGGTGAAAAATCCTCCTGACACTGAAAGGTGCAAATAACGTTCAGGGATGAGGTCATGGATTAAGATTTTAGTCACGTTACGCAGCAAACAGCCGAGAATACTAATGATGCTTGCGAGTGACCTAttcaaacagtggaaggaaaaacaaGCAGACTGGGgaactgtttcttcttcttcttcatacaTCGTTTGGCCTAAAGGTTGAGGCAGAAACAGGCAAAGCCACAGGTAAAGTGGAATAAGACCCAATTATAAGGTGACCAAAATAAAACGTCCTGTAAATTTGTATAAAAGTCTctgggtttaaatatttttggaaACATTTAGGAATGAAGTGGCCAAGACAACTACATATATAGAATAGTTTCGTCTTATATCTTCAGTATAGTAAGTGGTTAATAAAATACTGTTATAAAAATCAGTTGGGAGGAGCCTACAGGAACAACTAACAATAAACTCCAAAAAGTTCACTTTCACTTACTTTTGTGTTGGGCTTCAGTGCCGCCTTCAACAGCTCTGGTTTTGTACAATCAGCAAACGCCACCTTCAGGCCAAGTTCGGTAGCGATTCTTTGGAAGTAGCGATTTGTTCCTTGAAATGACCAAAGTGAAACTGAGTCAACACCTTCAGACATAGCTCCACTTATGGTTCAAACCCGGCTCATTTCATGTAAGACCCACCATTTTGTACAAGTGACTAATAGTGAAACCTCCGGTGGAATCTACCAGTTTTTCAGAAACCCTGAAGCCTCTCACttagacatttgcattctcacatagaCAGACACAAGGAGACGATAGCTGTATTAGCAATTCTACCATTAAAAACAGATAACCCGCGTGCACTCGCTAATGGCTTAAAGGCATATTGAGTGAATGTGcgcctctttcttctcctttatGTATAAAGAGAAGTATAcctgatattttattttataatttgttcTCACAAAAATATACGAGTTGTTCCAAAATGGAGTGGGACACCTTTAAGTTCATCCACTGAAATTGTCTGTTTTCAATTCGCTAATTAATGAGCTGAAGAGCATTCATCTGGGTTTCAGGTTTAAATGATCTATCACTGATCCTGGTGATTCAGTACACCGATAGGTGCTGTTGTGCCAAACACCAGCAGCATCCCGCCAACAGTGAGTGGTCTAAGCAAACATCTAGTAGGCATATGTTTGTGTTCGGCCCAGGCCTCAGAAAGGTCACTCACCTCCGTACACATCATCCATGCAAACGATCCCGTCACCTGATTTGAGCATGTGAGTGATGGTCACTGTGGCGGCAAGCCCTGAGGCGAGAGCAAGGCCtgcatggggaaaaaaacaagacgCAACagttttacaaatctgaggtggATTAATTATGTGTTACATTCCcctcactgtgcttacacaacGCAGAAGTAACGATTAGTGTTATTGTTTGGTCATGCGGCCTTATGATAAGCATCTCCCGCCTGAGGGATACAATGTGGCATGAATAACAACTTACTGTACTTTGCTCCATCCAGAGCTGCCACGGCATTCTCAAGACAGTTCCTTGTAGGATTTCCACTGCGGCTGTACTCAAACCCCTGCACGAGAACATTAACACATCATTTTAGTAaccaacaaacatttaaataatatattgtataaatGGCCAACAGGTGGCCACACCCCAAGTGTAGGCACAATACCGAAACTGATTGagtgaataaaaatattaacagTGTAAGGCGTGTAAGGACAGCACCCAACCTCTTTCTTGGAACACCTTGAGCTGTTACGTGAGCACACTGGTAAAAGTAATACAAAGAAAGTTCTTCAAACAATATAGCAAATACAGCTTAAGAGTTTGTGTTGTCTTCAGCTTTGCACAGTGTATACAAGGCAAAGTGAGTAAAATACAGAAGAAGATTTATACTATGGACAAAATGACTGATGTTAAACAGCTCTGAGGAGAGTTAAGATTTTAGGAGTAGGAACAGAAATGATTCCCTTTAAAACAAGATACATCAGGAAAAATGGTGTGAAGCCCGGCCTGGAGTCTGCTGCCTATGGTAATAAATGGAGCCTGAATGGCCTTGAACACATGGTTGGTGTAGTTTGTAGTTTGAGTGAACAAGGCCAGCTGTAGCCATGCAGTAGTAAAAAGCAGATAAGCTTAACGTCACTATCCTAGTTTGCCAAGTTAACTCTGGGTTGAGAGTTTAACAAACAGCAACAATAAAATTGGTGGAGTAATGGGGATAAGCATACCAGGGTCTGGAAAATAAGGTCAAGAGGTGAGGAGCTCAGAGCGAGTGGTGCATTGgggtatttctttctttcttttgtgtgaAAAACCTAAATGACTACAGCTCTCATGAACTCAATTTATGTTATTTGCCGTTCTCATGTCAGCACAGGTACAATTGCACTATGCCAGAATTGTGGTGTATAATCATTGACAGAGGTTGTTCAAGagaactttacacacacacttattgcGCAAACTGAAAATTAGAGAGGTAGAGATAGGGTGGAGAAGAACATTTTTCTAAACTGGTGGGTTTTAGCCTGGATTCACACCACAAAGTCATTTCTCTCCATTATATAACATACTtgtgtatatgttttttatttccctgcATAGTTAGTCCCAATATTTATGCATTTCTAATACAGAGCCTCATGCTCTAGTTGAAGATATTCTTAATAGTAAATAGACTacctgaacattttttatttcatcat
Coding sequences within:
- the cth gene encoding cystathionine gamma-lyase — its product is MDLKQKTEDGGDVFAGFCSRFKSFATEAIHVGQEPEQWKSMAVVPPISLSTTFKQHAPGNHAGFEYSRSGNPTRNCLENAVAALDGAKYSLALASGLAATVTITHMLKSGDGIVCMDDVYGGTNRYFQRIATELGLKVAFADCTKPELLKAALKPNTKLVWIETPTNPTMKVVDIRACSDLIHEHNKDIVVVVDNTFMSAYFQRPLALGADICMYSATKYMNGHSDVVMGLVSTNREDLNERLRFLQNALGGVPSPFDCFLVNRGLKTLHLRMERHFKNAMGAAKFLEADPRVERVIFPGLPSHPQHEVMKKQCTGCPGMITFYIKGNLEHASTFLSNLKIFAIAESLGGYESLAEHPAIMTHASVPEKERCLLGISDTLIRLSVGLEDEADIIEDLKQALAAAHPTKN